A window from Methylocystis sp. MJC1 encodes these proteins:
- a CDS encoding outer membrane protein assembly factor BamE, translating into MAGQGLGFSRDCLGSSAARIMAAFGVAASLSGCLGYEGVINRGAVVDTRKVMQVKPGMAAPQVMQLLGTPSTTSTIGGDAWYYVSQRVERSLAFMPQSITDQHVLAVYFDKSRKVTRVADYGMEDGKPVDFLSRTTPVAGPEYHLIQALLSKVPF; encoded by the coding sequence ATGGCGGGGCAGGGCTTGGGTTTTTCGAGGGACTGTCTCGGTTCGTCGGCCGCGAGAATCATGGCGGCCTTCGGCGTCGCAGCCTCGCTCTCGGGTTGCCTGGGCTATGAAGGCGTCATCAATCGCGGCGCGGTGGTCGACACGCGCAAGGTCATGCAGGTGAAGCCCGGCATGGCGGCGCCTCAGGTCATGCAGTTGCTCGGCACACCCTCGACGACGTCCACCATCGGCGGCGACGCCTGGTATTACGTCAGCCAGCGAGTCGAGCGCTCTTTGGCGTTTATGCCGCAAAGCATCACCGACCAACATGTGCTGGCGGTCTATTTCGACAAATCGAGGAAAGTGACCCGCGTCGCTGATTATGGGATGGAAGACGGCAAGCCGGTCGATTTCCTGAGCCGCACAACCCCGGTCGCCGGGCCGGAATATCACCTGATCCAGGCGTTGCTCTCCAAGGTGCCCTTCTGA
- a CDS encoding EcsC family protein translates to MSAQLPVLYESQLSGSDLEALRAAVAALERQSFAGRVARLAGRRMGLISRPLPPQLQEMAGIAARKALTTALKVALSSLEGAPQRDTTRFHRRLAALTGGVGGAVGLASLPVELPVSTTIMLRSIADIARNQGENLRNPETALACLEVFALGGHTDDNVLEGGYLAARGLLAKSVSDAARYVATRGVSQEAAPALVRLVSQFSARFGVVVSQKVAAQAVPIIGAVSGAAINLAFTEHFQTLARGHFAVRRLERIYNPALVRAQYARIAREEGYWDAPLNA, encoded by the coding sequence ATGAGCGCGCAACTTCCTGTTTTATATGAGTCCCAGCTTTCGGGCTCCGACCTCGAGGCCTTGCGTGCGGCCGTCGCTGCGTTGGAGCGCCAGAGCTTTGCCGGTCGCGTCGCGCGCCTTGCCGGCCGGCGCATGGGGCTCATCAGCCGCCCCCTGCCCCCTCAGCTTCAGGAAATGGCGGGAATCGCGGCGCGCAAGGCGCTCACAACGGCGCTGAAGGTGGCGCTTTCGAGCCTCGAAGGCGCGCCGCAACGCGACACCACGCGCTTTCACCGCCGCCTCGCCGCGCTCACGGGCGGCGTCGGCGGCGCCGTCGGCCTTGCGAGCCTCCCCGTGGAACTGCCGGTCTCGACGACCATCATGCTGCGGTCGATCGCCGACATTGCGCGCAACCAGGGTGAGAACCTACGCAATCCGGAGACGGCGCTTGCCTGCCTCGAGGTTTTCGCGCTCGGCGGCCATACGGATGACAATGTGCTCGAAGGCGGCTATCTGGCGGCCAGGGGCCTCCTCGCCAAATCCGTGAGCGACGCAGCTCGATATGTTGCGACGCGCGGCGTCTCGCAGGAGGCTGCGCCCGCGCTTGTGCGACTGGTCAGCCAATTCTCTGCGCGCTTCGGGGTCGTCGTCTCACAGAAAGTTGCGGCGCAAGCGGTGCCGATTATCGGCGCGGTCAGTGGCGCGGCGATCAATCTCGCCTTCACCGAGCATTTCCAGACGCTGGCGCGCGGCCATTTCGCGGTCCGCCGACTGGAGCGTATTTATAATCCGGCGCTGGTGCGCGCCCAATATGCCCGCATCGCCCGCGAAGAAGGCTATTGGGACGCGCCGCTCAACGCCTAG
- a CDS encoding beta-ketoacyl-ACP synthase III, translating into MTPNPLLRSVVLGVGSYLPAKTLTNDDLAKVVDTSDEWIFQRTGIKERHIAAEGETTSMLGEKAARAALANAGLTPDDIDLIIVGTSTPDWTFPSTATQIQAALGIAHGVAFDLQAVCSGFVFALTTADKFLRSGSHKRALVIGAETFSRIIDWEDRTTCVLFGDGAGAMVLEAQPSSGAMSERGVLTTHLRSDGRHRAKLHVDGGPSATQTVGHLRMSGQEVFKFAVGKVTDVVIDAFAATGVTPAQIDWFVPHQANRRIIDMSAQKLGIAPEKIVATVHLHGNTSAASIPLALSVAATDGRIKQGDLVMLEAVGGGFTWGSALIRW; encoded by the coding sequence GTGACGCCAAATCCCCTGCTTCGCTCCGTCGTTCTCGGCGTGGGCTCCTATCTGCCCGCCAAGACGCTGACCAACGACGACCTTGCGAAGGTCGTCGACACCAGCGACGAATGGATTTTCCAGCGCACGGGCATCAAGGAGCGCCACATCGCCGCCGAGGGCGAAACAACCTCGATGCTCGGCGAGAAGGCGGCGCGCGCGGCCCTCGCAAACGCCGGCCTCACCCCTGACGACATCGACCTGATCATCGTCGGCACGTCGACGCCCGACTGGACCTTCCCCTCGACCGCCACGCAGATCCAGGCGGCGCTTGGCATCGCCCATGGCGTCGCCTTCGATCTTCAGGCGGTCTGCTCGGGCTTCGTTTTCGCGCTCACGACCGCCGATAAATTCCTGCGCTCCGGCTCGCACAAGCGCGCCCTCGTCATCGGCGCGGAAACCTTCTCCCGCATCATCGACTGGGAAGACCGCACGACCTGCGTGCTCTTTGGCGATGGCGCCGGCGCGATGGTGCTGGAGGCGCAGCCCTCCAGCGGCGCCATGAGCGAGCGCGGGGTTTTGACGACGCATTTGCGCTCGGACGGCCGGCATCGGGCAAAGCTCCATGTCGACGGCGGTCCCTCCGCCACGCAGACGGTCGGCCATCTCCGCATGTCCGGTCAGGAAGTCTTCAAATTCGCGGTTGGCAAGGTGACGGACGTCGTCATCGACGCTTTCGCGGCGACGGGCGTCACGCCGGCGCAGATCGACTGGTTCGTGCCGCATCAGGCCAATCGGCGGATCATCGACATGTCGGCGCAAAAGCTCGGCATCGCGCCGGAAAAGATCGTGGCGACCGTCCATCTGCATGGCAACACCTCGGCCGCCAGCATCCCGCTCGCCCTGTCCGTTGCGGCGACTGATGGTCGCATCAAGCAAGGCGATCTGGTGATGTTGGAGGCTGTGGGCGGCGGATTCACCTGGGGATCGGCTTTGATCCGCTGGTAA
- a CDS encoding CvpA family protein, producing the protein MPSYLDLAVIIIVLVSGMLALLRGFTREVLAILSWVAAAFAAYYLHPMALPYVKPYISKDELALAAAVAVVFFVALILVSIVTVKLSDVILDSKIGALDRSLGFVFGAVRGMLLAVVAFVFYGWLVPDANQPEWIRSARAKPLLQAGGDKLREWLPDDLDSIVAKIKAKKSGAPVEETPPAESEPEKTVAPEEKP; encoded by the coding sequence ATGCCGTCGTACCTTGATCTGGCAGTTATTATCATCGTTCTGGTCTCTGGCATGCTCGCTCTGCTGCGCGGATTCACCCGCGAAGTGCTGGCGATCCTCTCATGGGTGGCGGCCGCCTTCGCCGCTTACTATCTGCATCCCATGGCGCTGCCCTACGTAAAGCCCTACATCTCCAAGGACGAGCTCGCGCTCGCGGCGGCGGTCGCGGTGGTCTTCTTCGTCGCGCTGATTCTGGTGTCGATCGTCACCGTGAAGCTTTCCGACGTGATTCTGGACTCCAAGATCGGGGCGCTCGACCGTTCGCTGGGGTTCGTCTTCGGAGCGGTTCGGGGCATGCTGCTGGCCGTCGTCGCCTTCGTTTTCTACGGCTGGCTTGTGCCCGACGCCAATCAGCCGGAATGGATTCGCAGCGCCCGCGCCAAGCCTCTGCTCCAGGCGGGCGGCGACAAGCTGCGCGAATGGCTCCCTGACGATCTGGACAGCATCGTCGCCAAGATCAAGGCCAAGAAGTCCGGCGCGCCCGTCGAAGAGACCCCGCCTGCCGAATCTGAGCCCGAGAAGACCGTGGCTCCGGAGGAGAAGCCTTAA
- the purF gene encoding amidophosphoribosyltransferase translates to MTDNQSIAGPIEMTDDLDGDRLREYCGVFGVFDFQDAAAITALGLHALQHRGQEAAGIVTYDAGGRFHGERRLGLVGDHFSKESTIKRLPGSAAIGHVRYATTGETMLRNVQPLFAELNTGGFAVAHNGNLTNAQALRRDLIKEGAIFQSTSDTEVILHLVARSRKPQLVDRFIEALRAIEGAYSLVVLTNKKLIGARDPLGIRPLVIGELDGKYILASETCALDIIGARFVRDVKNGEIVIISESGIESIEPFPSRVARPCIFEFIYFARPDSLVQGRPVYEVRKAMGRELAREQTIAADVVVPVPDSGVPAAIGYSRESGIPFELGIIRNHYVGRTFIQPTQSVREVGVRMKHSANRCVVEGKRVILIDDSIVRGTTSVKIVQMMRDAGATEVHFLISSPPITHPDYYGIDTPQKEKLLAATHSLDEMRAYIGCDSLSFLSVDGIYRAMGYDGRDNAHPQFTDHCFTGDYPTCLTDLVEENRAQLSLLAEAS, encoded by the coding sequence ATGACCGATAACCAATCCATTGCCGGCCCGATCGAAATGACGGACGATCTCGACGGCGATCGTCTGCGCGAATATTGCGGCGTCTTCGGGGTCTTTGATTTCCAGGATGCGGCCGCCATTACGGCGCTGGGTCTTCACGCCCTGCAGCATCGCGGCCAGGAGGCCGCCGGCATCGTCACCTATGACGCAGGCGGCCGTTTCCACGGCGAGCGCCGGCTTGGGCTTGTCGGCGATCATTTCTCCAAGGAAAGCACCATCAAGCGCCTGCCCGGCTCCGCGGCGATCGGCCATGTCCGCTACGCGACGACCGGTGAAACGATGCTGCGCAACGTGCAGCCGCTTTTCGCCGAGCTCAACACGGGCGGCTTCGCCGTCGCGCATAACGGCAATCTCACAAACGCGCAGGCGCTGCGGCGCGACCTCATCAAGGAAGGCGCGATCTTTCAGTCGACCTCAGACACCGAGGTCATCCTTCACCTTGTCGCGCGCAGTCGCAAGCCGCAGCTTGTCGACCGCTTCATCGAGGCGCTGCGCGCCATTGAAGGCGCCTATTCGCTCGTTGTGCTCACAAATAAAAAGCTCATCGGCGCGCGCGATCCGCTCGGCATTCGCCCGCTCGTCATCGGCGAGCTGGACGGCAAATATATCCTGGCGTCCGAAACCTGTGCGCTCGACATCATCGGCGCCCGCTTCGTGCGCGACGTCAAGAACGGCGAGATTGTCATCATCTCGGAATCAGGGATCGAGAGCATCGAACCCTTCCCCTCTCGGGTGGCGCGGCCCTGCATTTTTGAGTTCATTTATTTCGCGCGGCCTGACTCTCTCGTTCAGGGTCGTCCTGTGTATGAGGTCCGCAAGGCGATGGGCCGCGAGCTGGCGCGCGAGCAGACGATCGCGGCCGATGTCGTGGTGCCGGTGCCGGATTCGGGCGTCCCGGCGGCGATCGGTTATTCGCGCGAGTCGGGGATTCCCTTCGAGCTCGGCATCATCCGCAACCATTACGTCGGCCGCACCTTCATTCAGCCGACGCAATCGGTGCGCGAGGTCGGCGTGCGCATGAAGCACAGCGCCAATCGCTGCGTGGTCGAGGGCAAGCGCGTCATCCTGATCGACGACTCCATCGTGCGCGGGACGACCTCGGTCAAAATCGTGCAGATGATGCGCGACGCCGGCGCGACCGAGGTGCATTTCCTCATCTCCTCGCCGCCGATCACCCATCCGGACTATTACGGCATCGACACGCCGCAGAAGGAAAAGCTCCTCGCCGCGACCCATTCGCTCGACGAGATGCGCGCCTATATCGGCTGCGATTCGCTTTCCTTCCTTTCGGTCGACGGCATCTATCGCGCAATGGGCTATGACGGCCGCGACAATGCGCATCCCCAATTTACGGACCACTGCTTCACGGGCGACTATCCGACGTGTCTGACGGACCTCGTGGAGGAGAACCGCGCGCAGCTTTCGCTGCTGGCGGAGGCGAGCTGA
- a CDS encoding YceD family protein: MVDENNMALDEKPALSRPLSVIEVPPEGLEIKIVASEAERAALAQMNDLPAVLSLEAALRARRWRGDGLEVTGELRARVRQTCVVTLDAFDSDVAEPIELRFAPPKQAPKPRSRRHEPEPEMIEPNMLEDDPPDPLINGAVDLGAVVSEFLTLALDPYPRKPGAEFVELAPEEKEENGVVSPFTKLRPAEPSGK, encoded by the coding sequence ATGGTTGACGAAAACAATATGGCCCTCGACGAGAAGCCGGCGCTCTCGCGCCCGCTCTCCGTGATCGAGGTTCCTCCGGAAGGTCTCGAGATAAAGATCGTCGCCTCGGAAGCCGAGCGCGCCGCGCTCGCGCAGATGAACGACCTCCCTGCCGTTCTCTCGCTCGAAGCGGCGCTGCGCGCGCGGCGTTGGCGCGGCGACGGGCTGGAGGTGACCGGCGAGCTGCGCGCCCGCGTGCGCCAGACCTGCGTGGTCACGCTCGACGCGTTCGACTCGGACGTCGCCGAGCCGATCGAGCTGCGCTTCGCGCCTCCGAAGCAAGCCCCCAAACCCCGCTCGCGCCGTCACGAGCCCGAGCCGGAGATGATCGAGCCAAACATGCTCGAGGACGATCCGCCCGACCCGCTGATCAATGGCGCGGTCGATCTCGGGGCGGTGGTCTCGGAGTTCCTCACTTTGGCGCTCGATCCCTATCCACGCAAACCCGGCGCGGAATTCGTGGAGCTCGCGCCCGAGGAGAAAGAGGAGAACGGCGTGGTCTCGCCTTTCACCAAATTGCGCCCGGCCGAGCCCTCGGGAAAGTAG
- the radA gene encoding DNA repair protein RadA, translating into MAKSRSFFVCQNCGAVAARWQGRCESCGEWNAIVEESDSGPTAARATRGRAFELEGLAGSDRAAERIVTGIDEFDRVTGGGFVPGSVLLLGGEPGIGKSTLLIQACAALARRGARVIYISGEEAVAQVRLRATRLDLADASVELASATQVEDILATCATGKRAALIIIDSIQTMHTEVAPSAPGTVTQVRASAQALLRHAKTSGSTIILVGHVTKDGQVAGPRVVEHMVDAVLSFEGDAAHHFRMLRASKNRFGATGEIGVFEMTGLGLAEVANPSAIFLAGRDASAPGAAVFAGMEGQRPMLIEIQALVAPTSLGTPRRAVVGFDQNRLSMILAVLEAHAGLKLGMHDVYLNVAGGLRADEPAGDLAAAAALVSSLTGAVLPADQAFFGEIGLSGAIRPVIHAGMRLREAAKLGFHQAVLAQGQQINDDDRRAGLTLRPCADVAQLVAAIAQTAPRARRAEI; encoded by the coding sequence ATGGCCAAATCCCGTTCTTTCTTCGTCTGTCAAAACTGCGGCGCCGTCGCTGCCCGCTGGCAGGGGCGCTGCGAGTCCTGCGGCGAATGGAATGCGATCGTAGAAGAGAGCGACTCCGGCCCGACGGCGGCGCGCGCAACACGCGGGCGCGCCTTCGAGTTGGAGGGGCTCGCCGGATCGGATCGCGCCGCGGAGCGCATTGTCACGGGGATCGACGAATTCGACCGCGTCACCGGCGGCGGATTCGTGCCGGGCTCCGTTCTGCTGCTCGGGGGCGAGCCAGGCATCGGCAAATCGACCCTGCTGATACAAGCCTGCGCGGCGCTCGCACGGCGCGGCGCGCGGGTCATCTACATTTCCGGCGAGGAGGCCGTGGCGCAGGTGCGGCTGCGCGCCACCCGCCTCGACCTCGCCGACGCGTCGGTCGAACTCGCCTCCGCCACGCAGGTCGAGGATATTCTCGCGACCTGCGCGACCGGCAAGCGCGCCGCGCTGATCATCATCGACTCGATCCAGACCATGCACACGGAGGTCGCGCCATCGGCGCCGGGCACGGTCACACAGGTGCGGGCGAGCGCCCAGGCGCTGCTGCGCCACGCGAAGACCAGCGGCTCGACCATCATTCTCGTGGGGCATGTCACAAAGGACGGGCAGGTCGCGGGCCCGCGCGTCGTCGAGCATATGGTCGACGCGGTGCTGTCCTTCGAGGGCGACGCGGCGCATCACTTCCGCATGCTGCGCGCCTCGAAAAACCGTTTCGGCGCGACCGGCGAGATCGGCGTCTTCGAAATGACAGGGCTCGGACTGGCCGAAGTCGCCAACCCCTCGGCGATCTTTCTGGCCGGGCGCGACGCCTCGGCGCCGGGCGCGGCGGTCTTCGCCGGCATGGAGGGCCAGCGCCCCATGCTGATCGAGATTCAGGCGCTGGTCGCGCCGACCTCGCTCGGCACGCCCCGACGCGCCGTCGTCGGCTTCGACCAGAATCGCCTGTCGATGATCCTGGCCGTACTGGAGGCGCATGCCGGATTGAAACTTGGGATGCACGACGTCTATCTCAACGTCGCGGGCGGCTTGCGCGCCGACGAGCCAGCGGGCGATCTCGCCGCCGCAGCGGCGCTCGTCTCCTCGCTCACGGGGGCCGTGCTCCCCGCCGATCAGGCGTTTTTCGGAGAGATCGGCCTTTCCGGCGCGATCCGACCCGTCATCCACGCCGGGATGCGGCTGCGCGAGGCCGCCAAGCTCGGCTTTCACCAGGCGGTTCTCGCGCAAGGCCAGCAGATCAACGACGACGACCGTCGCGCCGGCCTGACCTTGCGGCCCTGCGCCGACGTCGCCCAGCTCGTTGCGGCGATTGCGCAGACTGCGCCGCGGGCGCGACGGGCTGAAATTTAG
- a CDS encoding SDR family NAD(P)-dependent oxidoreductase, with protein MASTPPIALVTGASRGVGRAFALELARKGAHIVALARTQGALEELDDDIRALGGQTTLVPCDVTDFDALDRLGGALFERWGRLDIFVGNAGVLGPLSPLAHVDVKDWNRVLAVNVTANWRLIRSLDPLLRASGAGRVLFVTSGAAHKAKPFWGPYAISKAALDAMARTYAAEVKDNGVTVMIANPGPLRTRMRAQAMPGEDPMTLPAPEDFAKKCLPLLAPEWRETGRLYDFPTDRLMDFRPPA; from the coding sequence ATGGCCTCCACTCCCCCCATCGCTCTCGTCACCGGCGCCTCGCGCGGAGTCGGCCGCGCCTTTGCTCTCGAACTCGCGCGTAAGGGCGCGCATATCGTAGCGCTCGCCCGCACCCAGGGCGCGCTCGAAGAGCTCGACGACGACATCCGCGCGCTGGGCGGGCAAACGACGCTCGTTCCCTGCGACGTCACCGATTTCGACGCGCTCGATCGTCTCGGCGGGGCGCTTTTCGAGCGCTGGGGCAGGCTCGACATTTTCGTCGGCAACGCCGGCGTGCTCGGCCCGCTGTCGCCGCTCGCCCATGTCGACGTCAAGGACTGGAACCGGGTGTTGGCGGTGAATGTCACCGCCAATTGGCGGCTCATCCGCTCGCTCGACCCACTGCTGCGGGCGTCTGGCGCCGGGCGTGTCCTTTTCGTCACCTCGGGCGCGGCGCATAAGGCGAAGCCCTTCTGGGGGCCCTATGCCATCTCCAAAGCTGCGCTGGACGCGATGGCGCGCACCTATGCGGCCGAGGTCAAGGACAATGGCGTCACGGTTATGATCGCCAATCCCGGGCCGTTACGCACCCGCATGCGCGCCCAGGCCATGCCGGGCGAAGACCCGATGACGCTGCCGGCGCCGGAGGATTTTGCAAAAAAATGCCTCCCGCTGCTAGCGCCCGAGTGGCGCGAGACCGGGAGGCTCTATGACTTTCCCACGGACCGGCTGATGGACTTCCGCCCGCCGGCGTGA
- the plsX gene encoding phosphate acyltransferase PlsX, whose protein sequence is MAEKVRIAVDAMGGDFGPSVTVPGCALALERMPESQFLLFGDETAIRAELANHPRLAERAEIRHSSVTVRMDDKPSQALRYGRRVSSMWMAVEAVKKGEADAAISAGNTGALMAMSKICLRTMARVDRPALACLWPTLRGQSIVLDVGASIGANASHLVDLAIMGSAMARIILGLERPTVGLLNVGTEEIKGVEEVKAAAAILRETDLPGLEYAGFVEGDGIGMGAVDVVVTEGFTGNITLKTAEGTAKQIAAYLKAAMSGSLFAKIGYLFARGAFAELKGKMDTRAVNGGVFLGLEGIVIKSHGGTDSVGFARAVEIGYEMAKNDLMNRIRDTVALAHQFESGAADPASPPQETAQ, encoded by the coding sequence ATGGCGGAGAAAGTTCGGATCGCGGTCGACGCGATGGGCGGCGATTTCGGCCCGTCGGTGACGGTCCCCGGCTGCGCCCTCGCCCTCGAACGCATGCCCGAGAGCCAGTTTCTGCTCTTTGGCGACGAGACGGCGATCCGCGCCGAACTTGCAAACCATCCGCGCCTCGCCGAGCGCGCCGAAATCCGCCATTCCAGCGTCACCGTCCGCATGGACGACAAGCCGAGCCAAGCTTTGCGCTACGGACGGCGCGTCTCCTCCATGTGGATGGCTGTCGAGGCGGTAAAGAAAGGCGAGGCCGACGCCGCGATCTCCGCCGGCAACACCGGCGCGCTGATGGCCATGTCGAAAATCTGTCTGCGCACCATGGCCCGCGTCGACCGGCCGGCGCTCGCCTGCCTGTGGCCGACGCTGCGCGGCCAGTCCATCGTCCTCGACGTCGGCGCCTCGATCGGCGCCAACGCCAGCCACCTTGTCGATCTCGCCATCATGGGCTCAGCCATGGCGCGCATCATTCTCGGGCTGGAGCGGCCGACTGTCGGCCTGCTCAATGTGGGCACCGAGGAAATCAAGGGCGTCGAGGAGGTCAAGGCTGCCGCCGCCATCTTGCGCGAAACCGACCTTCCCGGCCTCGAATATGCGGGCTTTGTCGAGGGCGACGGGATCGGCATGGGCGCCGTGGACGTCGTCGTGACGGAAGGCTTCACTGGCAATATCACGCTCAAGACGGCGGAAGGCACGGCGAAGCAGATCGCCGCCTATCTGAAGGCCGCCATGAGCGGCTCGCTCTTCGCCAAAATTGGCTATCTCTTCGCGCGCGGCGCCTTCGCCGAACTCAAAGGCAAGATGGATACGCGCGCCGTCAACGGCGGGGTGTTTCTGGGCCTGGAAGGCATCGTCATCAAGAGCCATGGCGGAACGGACTCAGTGGGCTTCGCCCGCGCAGTCGAGATCGGCTACGAAATGGCCAAGAACGATCTCATGAACCGCATTCGCGACACGGTCGCGCTCGCCCATCAATTCGAAAGCGGCGCCGCCGACCCGGCCAGTCCGCCGCAGGAAACCGCTCAGTGA
- a CDS encoding integration host factor subunit alpha codes for MSQEQILSPDGDGALTYGDHALKTTTRADLAEAVHQRTGLGRTEASKYVELVLDEIFESIVSREDVKLSSFGAFLVRAKRARDGRNPKTGESAKITARLVVTFKPSNVLRARVNGGFDPVTGTLPDGDGGPKPDGKRRPNGKAS; via the coding sequence ATGTCCCAGGAGCAAATCCTCTCGCCCGATGGCGATGGCGCTCTTACCTACGGCGACCATGCGCTAAAGACGACCACACGCGCGGATCTGGCAGAGGCGGTTCACCAGCGAACTGGCCTCGGCCGCACTGAAGCCTCTAAATATGTCGAATTGGTGCTCGACGAGATTTTCGAAAGCATCGTGTCGCGGGAAGACGTCAAACTGTCGTCCTTCGGCGCCTTTCTCGTCCGCGCCAAGCGGGCGCGAGACGGACGAAATCCGAAGACCGGAGAGTCTGCGAAAATCACCGCGCGGCTAGTCGTGACCTTCAAGCCCTCCAACGTGTTGCGCGCGCGCGTGAACGGTGGTTTCGATCCGGTGACGGGGACGTTGCCAGACGGCGACGGAGGCCCAAAGCCGGACGGGAAAAGGCGCCCGAACGGGAAGGCGAGTTGA
- a CDS encoding DUF992 domain-containing protein, producing MSFRFKLSHALGGAAILALLAPAAALADGRIGTLQCRLLGNDLSVIVENQQIDCAYSDDEEGAAPVHYVGTLTKVGPNITVNGQGELAWGVIAATGKVGPGALAGNYVGPGVSAKIGVGGGGAVLVGGSDNTFSLQPFQIEAGAGLGWNAGVESLTLAYAPEPAPVFHRRHHDHHHHHHHHHHHH from the coding sequence ATGTCTTTCCGTTTCAAACTCAGCCACGCTCTCGGCGGCGCCGCCATTTTGGCGCTTCTGGCTCCGGCCGCGGCTCTCGCGGACGGCCGCATTGGCACGCTTCAATGCAGACTGCTCGGCAACGATCTGAGCGTCATCGTCGAGAACCAGCAGATCGACTGCGCCTATAGCGATGACGAGGAAGGCGCCGCCCCGGTCCATTACGTCGGCACGCTGACCAAGGTCGGCCCGAATATCACCGTGAACGGCCAGGGCGAGCTTGCCTGGGGCGTGATCGCGGCCACCGGCAAGGTGGGCCCCGGCGCGCTCGCCGGCAACTACGTCGGCCCAGGCGTTTCGGCCAAGATCGGCGTCGGCGGCGGCGGCGCGGTCCTCGTCGGCGGCTCGGACAACACCTTCTCGCTGCAGCCCTTCCAGATCGAAGCGGGCGCGGGCCTTGGCTGGAACGCGGGCGTCGAGAGCCTCACGCTCGCCTATGCCCCGGAGCCGGCTCCGGTGTTTCATAGGCGCCACCATGACCATCACCATCACCACCACCACCATCATCACCATCACTGA
- a CDS encoding acyltransferase family protein yields MIGHETPLFNRFGGMMITPQSTTNYIWWFFSHFQFAHFAVIGFFVISGFLVGGNALTAILQDKAFLKSYLINRVTRIYVVLIPALLVTFTFDTLGRALFRKSFYEHSLFDGHFGLNLIPPNLLNLQEIYSPFYGTSAPLWSLACEFWSYIVFPLLLLPLHRGLSWRAKAAAFTAGVALFAALCAPQTLFAFYFLIWVMGAIARIVTRPLLKSPNLALALLIVSVVVTRLTVRGPALAAVPQLQQFADVLNAFLFANVIVALRFNSSPFRDGGVAEINRKLADFSYSLYAVHNAVVFFGACAIRYFAGEEWMPDDSAGPLHIFAFACLTGLVMAFAYGFSRLTEARTEDARRALRSLVDRVTATHGRRIADKMAARETVL; encoded by the coding sequence TTGATCGGGCATGAAACGCCGCTCTTCAATCGCTTTGGCGGCATGATGATTACCCCTCAGAGCACGACTAATTACATTTGGTGGTTTTTTAGCCACTTCCAGTTCGCCCATTTTGCGGTGATTGGTTTTTTTGTCATTTCGGGTTTTCTTGTCGGCGGCAATGCTCTGACCGCTATCTTGCAAGATAAAGCCTTTTTGAAAAGCTATCTCATCAATCGAGTGACACGTATTTACGTCGTCTTGATTCCTGCTCTACTGGTAACGTTCACGTTCGACACGCTCGGTCGCGCGCTTTTTCGTAAGTCCTTCTACGAACACAGCCTCTTCGACGGACATTTCGGCCTGAATCTAATCCCTCCTAATCTATTGAACTTGCAGGAGATCTATTCGCCCTTTTATGGCACGAGCGCCCCTCTGTGGTCGCTGGCCTGCGAATTCTGGAGCTATATCGTTTTCCCGCTGCTGCTTTTGCCCCTGCATCGCGGGCTGAGCTGGCGGGCGAAAGCTGCGGCTTTCACGGCGGGAGTCGCCTTATTTGCGGCGCTTTGCGCGCCTCAGACGCTCTTCGCTTTTTATTTCCTCATCTGGGTCATGGGCGCTATCGCCCGCATTGTGACGCGCCCGCTTCTCAAGAGCCCCAACTTGGCGCTGGCGCTTCTGATTGTGTCGGTCGTGGTCACGCGTCTGACCGTGAGGGGGCCGGCGCTGGCGGCGGTGCCGCAGCTGCAGCAGTTCGCCGATGTGCTCAACGCCTTCCTCTTCGCCAATGTGATCGTCGCTCTGCGTTTCAACTCGTCTCCGTTCCGAGACGGCGGCGTAGCGGAGATCAACCGCAAGCTCGCGGATTTTTCCTATTCTCTCTATGCAGTTCACAATGCGGTCGTCTTTTTCGGCGCATGCGCGATCCGTTATTTCGCTGGCGAGGAATGGATGCCCGATGACAGCGCCGGGCCGCTGCATATCTTCGCCTTTGCCTGCCTGACCGGGCTCGTCATGGCCTTTGCATATGGTTTTTCGCGGCTCACGGAGGCGCGGACGGAGGATGCGCGTCGAGCCTTGCGTTCGCTGGTCGACAGGGTGACTGCGACGCACGGGAGAAGGATCGCGGACAAGATGGCGGCTCGGGAAACCGTGCTCTAG